The Streptomyces sp. NBC_00510 genomic interval TTGGCAAAGAATGCGCCACTTCGGATTCCCTTGGCAGGGTATCCCGGTGCAACAATTGCGGCCCGAGCAGTGAGGATGAAAAAATTGGATGACTTGAAATCTGGGGCGGTGTCGAATCCAAACTTCCCGGTGTCCGCCGACGGACGCAGCATCGGCATCGGATGCGGGGTCGCGATTCCCCCTGACTCCCCGCCCGTTCTGGCGCGAGAGTGGCGCGGACTCCGCCATGTTGACCCTCTCGATGCGAACTGCGGGCGTAGCGGTCGCTGAGAGGTGTCCGAACCTGACGGTCGCTGGAACGGTACATTCGCCGCATATGGGTCACACGCGACAGCGCTGTGACTGTGCGGATGCGCGCCTCATGAGCGCAAGCGCGAGTGGCGGGCGTCACGGCATCCCGGCTTGACGTTCACACTAATGTCAACCTTTAGCTTCGGTTCAGTAGCTGAAAGCCAACTGAACGGCGCAAGGAGACATCGCCATGCCCAAGGCTCTGACAGGACGGACAGCGCTCGTGACCGGAGGGTCGCGAGGTATCGGTGCGGGGATCGCCCGGGAACTGGCCCGCGAGGGTGCGAACGTCGTCATCACCTACCGAAAGTCGCGCGAGCAGGCGGAAGAGGTCGTCGCCGACCTGGCCGCACTTGGGGCGAAGGCGCTTGCCGTACAGGCGGATCAGTCCGTTCCCCACGAGGCGTCGACCGCTGTCGAACAGGCTGCCGAGTTCCTGGGCGGCCAGATCGACGTGCTGGTGAACTCCGCCGGAGTAGCCGTCATGGGCACCGTCGACCAGTTGGACCTGGACCTTCTCGAAGGGGTCCAGCAGATGATGGCCACCAATGTGATGGGCACCGTCGTCACCACGCATTCCGCATCGCGTTATCTGCCCGACGGCGGGCGCGTCATCCTGGTGGGCAGCATCGTCGCCCACCGCGTTCCTGTCCCTGGCGTCGCCGAGTACGCGGCGAGCAAGGCAGCGATCGACCAGCTCGGCCGCGGGTGGGCGCGCGACTTCGGCCCGCGCGGCATCACCGTCAATGTCGTCCAGCCCGGGGCGACCGACACGGACATGAACCCTGCGGACGGGCCGAACGCTGCCCCGCAGGTGGCCATGACGCCCCTGGGGCGCATGGGCACCACCGAGGACATCGCCAAGGCGGTCGTCTTCCTCGCCAGTGAGAACGCTGCCTACATCACAGGCGCACGGTTGACCGTCGACGGCGGATACAGCATCTGATCCGGGAGCAGCACCCATGACGCGCGGGGCTCCGGTGCCAGGACGACAGTCGACGGGACCAGAGCCCCGCCACTGGCGAATCCGTCCGTTGCGGCGTCCTCCAGCCCGCCTCCGCCTCGCCGGCAGCGTCAGCCTCGCGCCGCACCGATAGCGCCTTCCGGCAGGTGAGCGCTCGGCCGCGTGAGTCCCGCCGCTGTCACTCCGCAACCAAGACCAGGACTCCATCCGCGGTCGTCGGCATGGGGGCCGTGGCGTCCTCCTGGAAGCGCAGGTATGCCTCGATCGCGCGCTGGTTGCGTTGCAGCACGTCGATGCGCCGTTTGATGCTGCTGAGTTGGCGTCGCAGACCGTCCAGGTCCTTTGCGTCCGGGCACTCCCGGGCGTGCGCATCGCCCTCGGCGGACTCGAAACAGGGCAGAACCTCGCGGATCATCTCCGTGGTCAAACCGACTTCGAGGAGTTCGCGGATCTGCAGTACGCGGTCGATGGCCGGCTCGCCGTACGTGCGGTATCCGTTGGGGCTCCGGAACGGCGTCAGGATGCCGACCTCTTCGTAGTAACGAAGCAGCCGCGGCGCGACACCGGTCTTCGCGGCCAGCTCTCCGATCTTCACATTGCCCTCCTCTTGCCGGGCATCGCGTGGACGGTATGCCCCGTCGCCGCACAGGTGGGCGACCTTGCCGTCTGCTGTTGAACCTTCACACTACTCGGCCACTGACGTTGATCGATTACGTCCGGCCGTGACGCCGCCGTCGACATGACAGACGGCGCCGGTGACCCAGCCGGTGCGCTCCGACAGTTGGAGGGTGACGGTTGAGGCGATGCCGTCGGGGGTGCCGGTGTGGTTCATGCTGCTGGTGCCGCTGATGACGACGACCTTCTTGCCGTGAGGTCGGGGGGCTGGACATCGTGGTGCTGGCTGGGCTCGGCGGCGGTGAGGTTGCGGACCATGAAGTGGGCGACGTGCGCCTGGTGACCGAGGTGCCAGCCGATCGCGCTGGAGTCCTCGTGTGGTCGCCAGGTCACCTCGTCTGCCGTCAGGTCCTGCCACAGGCTGTCGGTGTACGCGCGGGCGCGGTCGTACTGGCGTAGCAGCTCCGTAAGGAGGTTCATTGCGGTCACCTTTCGGTGCGCAGGAGGTGGCACAGGGCAAGGAGTGGGGTGGGGCCGCTGGGCCGGAACCGAGGGTAGCCCCGGCCCGGGGGTAGACGGCCCGGGTGCGGGCGGGCATCCGCTCGGGCTCGCGCGCCGTGGGGTGCGGTGGTGCCGGGCGCGGTGGGTCAGGGGTTGTCCTGGAGGCGGGTCTCGGTCGGCTGCCTTCAAGCAGCGGCAACGGGGCGCCGAAGGCCCTGTCGGACCTGGAGCACGTCGTCTGAGCCACGAAACCGTCGCCGCCCTTGATTGCACAGACCACCGTGGGCGCCAGCGCTGTCCGGGACGACGCCGGCGCCCACAGCCAGTGGGTCAGGGGGCCTTGGGCGGACGCGAGTTCCTCAACCTGTTGATCAAGATCGTTGAATTCCGGTCTTCGGGTGATCGCGGTGCGAGGCGGTGGGTCAGAGGGCGATCGACTTGTGCTCGACGTAGTGGGTGAGGCCGACGGCTCCGAACTCGCGGCCGATGCCGCTGGCCTTGTAGCCGCCGAAGGGGGCGTCGAAGCCGGCTGGGGCGCCGTTGACGAGGAAGGTGCCGGTGCGGATGCGGCGGGCCACGGCGAGGCCGCGTTCGGCATCGGAGGTCCACACGCCGCCGCTGAGCCCGTAGGGGGAGTCGTTGGCGATGCGGACGGCGTCGTCTTCGTCGTCGAACGGGATGATGACGAGCACCGGGCCGAAGATCTCCTCCTGGGCGATGCGCATGGAGTTGTCGACGTCGGCGAAGATGGTGGGCCTGACGTAGTTGCCCTGCTCCAGGCCCTGCGGGGCGCCGAGGCCTCCGAAGACCAGGTGGGCGCCCTCCTCCAGGCCGGAGCGGATGTAGGAAAGTGCCCGTTCCTTCTGAACGGGGGTGACCAGCGGGCCGACGAAGTTCGCCGGATCCGCCGGATCGCCGACGGTCACCTTCTCGGCGGCGGCCACGACCGCGGAGACGATCTCTTCGTAACGGCTGCGGGGTGCCAGCAGGCGTGTGTGGGCGGCGCACGACTGCCCGCTGTTGGTGAAGGCCATGAGAGGCGCGGCCTGCGCGACGGCGTCGAGGTCGGCGTCTTCCAGGACGATCGAGGCGGACTTCCCGCCCAGTTCCAGGCTGACCCGCTTGAGCTGTTCACCGGCGATCGACGCGATGCGGCGTCCGGCGCCCGTTGAGCCGGTGAAGGCGATCTTGTCGATTCCCGGGTGGGCGACCAGGTACTCACTGGTCTTCCGGTCGGCGGGCAGGATGCTGACGACACCCTCGGGGAAACCGGCCTGCGTGAACAACTCGCCCAGCAGCAGGCCGTTGAGCGGCGTCTCGGGCGCGACCTTGAGGATGACCGTGCAGCCGGCCAGTAGTGCGGGGATCATCTTCACCAGTGCGGATTGGTGCGGGGCGTTCCACGGGATGACCGCGGCCACCACGCCGACCGGCTCGCGCCGCACGACGGCCCTGGCCCCGCCGGGGCTGGTGATCTCCTCTTCCCAGGTGAAGGTGTCGCCGGCGCGGAGGTAGGCGGCTGTCTGTTCGGCGAGCGAAGCCTGCAGGGTGTGTGTGAACCAGGCCGGGGTCCCGTTCTCCGCGGTGATCAGGGCGGCGATCTCTGAGGCGCGGGCGGCGTGCAGGTCGTTGAACCTGGAGACCAGCGCGGCGCGCTTCTGGGGCGGCAGGGCCGGCCATGGGCCCTCGTCGAATGCCTGGCGTGCGGCGGCGACCGCGGCGTCGATGTCGGCGGGTGTTGCCTGGGCAGCGCGTCCGACCAGCGTGTGGTCGTGCGGGGAGTGGACCTCGATCGGTTCGTCGGTGGAGGAGGCGACCCAGTGACCGCCGATGTAGAGCTTCTCGTAATTGATCATGATTTCCTGATGCCTTCTGTCGCGTGCGTCCGCTGGGTGAGGGGCTGGGGGCGCGAACGGTGGGTGCCCGGGGCTCCGCCCCACGGAATGTAAGTGGTTACCTAC includes:
- a CDS encoding aldehyde dehydrogenase: MINYEKLYIGGHWVASSTDEPIEVHSPHDHTLVGRAAQATPADIDAAVAAARQAFDEGPWPALPPQKRAALVSRFNDLHAARASEIAALITAENGTPAWFTHTLQASLAEQTAAYLRAGDTFTWEEEITSPGGARAVVRREPVGVVAAVIPWNAPHQSALVKMIPALLAGCTVILKVAPETPLNGLLLGELFTQAGFPEGVVSILPADRKTSEYLVAHPGIDKIAFTGSTGAGRRIASIAGEQLKRVSLELGGKSASIVLEDADLDAVAQAAPLMAFTNSGQSCAAHTRLLAPRSRYEEIVSAVVAAAEKVTVGDPADPANFVGPLVTPVQKERALSYIRSGLEEGAHLVFGGLGAPQGLEQGNYVRPTIFADVDNSMRIAQEEIFGPVLVIIPFDDEDDAVRIANDSPYGLSGGVWTSDAERGLAVARRIRTGTFLVNGAPAGFDAPFGGYKASGIGREFGAVGLTHYVEHKSIAL
- a CDS encoding SDR family oxidoreductase, translated to MPKALTGRTALVTGGSRGIGAGIARELAREGANVVITYRKSREQAEEVVADLAALGAKALAVQADQSVPHEASTAVEQAAEFLGGQIDVLVNSAGVAVMGTVDQLDLDLLEGVQQMMATNVMGTVVTTHSASRYLPDGGRVILVGSIVAHRVPVPGVAEYAASKAAIDQLGRGWARDFGPRGITVNVVQPGATDTDMNPADGPNAAPQVAMTPLGRMGTTEDIAKAVVFLASENAAYITGARLTVDGGYSI
- a CDS encoding MerR family transcriptional regulator — encoded protein: MKIGELAAKTGVAPRLLRYYEEVGILTPFRSPNGYRTYGEPAIDRVLQIRELLEVGLTTEMIREVLPCFESAEGDAHARECPDAKDLDGLRRQLSSIKRRIDVLQRNQRAIEAYLRFQEDATAPMPTTADGVLVLVAE
- a CDS encoding SDR family oxidoreductase — encoded protein: MNHTGTPDGIASTVTLQLSERTGWVTGAVCHVDGGVTAGRNRSTSVAE
- a CDS encoding DinB family protein; this encodes MNLLTELLRQYDRARAYTDSLWQDLTADEVTWRPHEDSSAIGWHLGHQAHVAHFMVRNLTAAEPSQHHDVQPPDLTARRSSSSAAPAA